GATAGCTTCTTCGGGGCAAACGGAGACGCAAGATTCACATCCCAAGCAGTCCTGAGGATTGACTACCGTGGTTGAATTTTCCTCAACAGAGAGGACATCCGCAGGACAAACGTCCACACATTCACCGCACTGTTTGCATTTTTCTTCACTGATTCTCGGTAAGTACATCGTCTAACTCCTGGTATCCGGAATGGTTGCACGCACAGCCAGAGGCATCGTGCGCGGCACAGCTCAATGGTTGGTTGGGCAGCCAATAATACAATTGCAGGCATCTCTGCGTCAAGGCGGGGCAAGGCTCCGGTCCCATTGACAAGACACCGCGCGGGTGTTAACTTGCTTCATATGGTATCAGGCCCATTAGAAGAGGCCTATGTAAAAGCTAAGGATGCTCCGGAAGCGTTCAGTGGTCCTCTGGCCCTTCCAGGCCTTCGATCCCACCCATGAAAATGATGACGGACAGCCGGGCATGTCTGCGCCGCGCGTGCCCTCCTTCTCGGAATCCCGTCACGCTTCAGAGGTTCCCAAATGAAAAGTGAAAAGAAATTCAAAGAAATGACCATCACGGCCATCGCATCCGATACTAGAAATATGCAGCCGGTTGTGGTGCTAAAGGAAAAGGCAGGCGAGAGAGAACTTTACATATGGATCGGACCCGTAGAAGCCATGGCCTTGCAGCGTGCCATTACCAAGGAGATATTTCAAAGGCCGCTGACACACGAATTGCTGAGGACCATAATGGAGAAATCGGGTATCCGTATCGAGCACATTGAGATCGACGACCTGCGAGATCACACTTATTACGCCACAATATACCTGAAAAGCCCGGACGCGAAGCTGATAACCGTGGATGCACGCCCTTCGGACTCTCTGGTGTTGGCCACGTGGACCGGCGCACCCATTTTCGTGAGCGAGCAGGTGATCGAGGGAATGACGCAGGCCGACCAGGTTGAAACATCAAAACAGAAGGTTATCTTGACCCAGGAAGATATTGATAGAACCGACGAGGAGTTGACCAAAATCCTGGAAAGGATGAATCCCGACGATTTGGGCAATGCCTAGCCCCTAAGCTAACCCCCGTCCTGTCGCATTCTTCACGATCCCCTCTTGGTAAGGCCTGTGTTGGCCCCGGCCGGCAAGGTAGTCACTAAATTATCGGTGTACAAGGAGTGTCATTGCGAGCGCAGCGAAGCAATCCCCAATTTCTCTGAGGCCGAGATTGCTTCGCTGCGCTCGCAATGACAAATTCCAGCGTCTCATTCCAAAGCCACCGTAGCAATTTCCAATGAAGAATGCCTTTCATTCTCATGATCGGCGCTCACGTCCGTTTCTTGTTCCACTTTACTACTCAAGCGCCTGATGATAGATTGCTTCTGGTGGGATGAATTTTGAGCAGGTGAGGTCGATGCGAAAGGATCAGTTTCCCGCCGCTCCCGGCGGTGGTCCCTTCAGGCTCCTGAAATACTTTATAATATCCGGTTTTGTAGTAAT
The genomic region above belongs to Desulfomonile tiedjei and contains:
- a CDS encoding bifunctional nuclease family protein, yielding MKSEKKFKEMTITAIASDTRNMQPVVVLKEKAGERELYIWIGPVEAMALQRAITKEIFQRPLTHELLRTIMEKSGIRIEHIEIDDLRDHTYYATIYLKSPDAKLITVDARPSDSLVLATWTGAPIFVSEQVIEGMTQADQVETSKQKVILTQEDIDRTDEELTKILERMNPDDLGNA
- a CDS encoding 4Fe-4S binding protein, which translates into the protein MYLPRISEEKCKQCGECVDVCPADVLSVEENSTTVVNPQDCLGCESCVSVCPEEAITVEEI